From Cercospora beticola chromosome 6, complete sequence, a single genomic window includes:
- a CDS encoding uncharacterized protein (antiSMASH:Cluster_1) has product MLTLFNFGWPQLSWSLCIAALYILRTCVSSLWPRTTGKAIVTGSGTAQQSAIDPNAWISPVRGLDYLQSDPIPYRPYEFQGHVTMGIQKRKREDWIRLDSGYLNRIAERKELIENKPEYTIGTGTLVNDAIEELYNEIMVDYLPKRFPDMFRVNGKICENMATKGSYPLDPSILTPAEMLRHLGLNVEEDFYIMCPDAEDGQFRLRGYIACFPGGFLSPARVGESVREIHQPVPGYDEKLGRSVDRYFNRMVPGDFIGRMNWSLQTDGVDLFRIDGNNFYPGQEDREDFKAKFQPNLDDCYLRVEHQTLCALPKSRAIIFCVRSYMTSLHDIRRNGEGPKLADAIESMPEKLAEYKMVPYWGNIILPWLRS; this is encoded by the exons ATGCTTACGCTGTTCAACTTCGGCTGGCCTCAGCTTAGCTGGTCATTGTGCATTGCAGCCTTGTACATACTACGGACTTGCGTCAGCTCCCTTTGGCCTCGCACAACAGGCAAAGCCATCGTCACAGGGAGCGGGACCGCTCAGCAGAGTGCCATTGATCCCAATGCATGGATCAGTCCTGTTCGAGGCCTTGACTACCTACAATCCGATCCAATCCCGTACCGCCCCTACGAGTTCCAGGGTCATGTCACGATGGGCATTCAGAAACGAAAACGAGAAGATTGGATCCGGCTCGACTCAGGATATCTCAACCGAATCGCTGAGCGCAAAGAATTGATCGAGAACAAGCCTGAATACACTATCGGAACTGGAACTCTGGTGAACGATGCCATCGAAGAATTGTACAATGAAATCATGGTCGATTACCTGCCAAAAAGGTTCCCTGACATGTTTCGTGTGAATGGCAAAATTTGCGAAAACATGGCCACCAAGGGGTCGTACCCACTTGACCCAAGCATTCTTACCCCAGCAGAAATGCTGCGACATCTTGGCCTGAACGTAGAGGAGGACTTCTACATTATGTGTCCCGATGCAGAAGACGGCCAATTTCGACTCCGAGGTTACATCGCTTGCTTCCCGGGTGGCTTCCTCAGTCCAGCGAGAGTTGGTGAGAGTGTCCGTGAGATTCATCAGCCCGTTCCTGGATACGACGAGAAACTCGGTCGAAGCGTCGATCGCTACTTCAACCGCATGGTGCCGGGCGACTTCATCGGACGCATGAAT TGGTCACTCCAGACCGATGGCGTCGATTTGTTCCGAATCGACGGTAATAACTTCTATCCAGGTCAGGAAGACAGAGAAGACTTCAAAGCCAAGTTTCAACCCAATTTGGACGATTGCTACTTGCGCGTGGAGCACCAGACCTTGTGTGCACTTCCAAAAAGCCGTGCTATCATTTTCTGCGTCCGCTCGTACATGACTTCGCTCCACGACATTCGCAGAAACGGAGAAGGACCGAAGCTGGCAGATGCGATTGAAAGCATGCCAGAAAAGCTTGCGGAGTACAAGATGGTGCCGTACTGGGGGAACATAATTTTGCCTTGGCTGCGTTCATAG
- a CDS encoding uncharacterized protein (antiSMASH:Cluster_1~SMCOG1027:isochorismatase), translating into MAPKYLPAETGLLLIDIQKGFDHPTHWGSSRSTPQFEANIAALLAAFRKIGAPIFHVCHHSTFEASPLHPSKESSDFMPYAAPAPGEKVFPKTTNSPFVETTLQASIQDQAIKRLVVCGLMTAHCVATTVRMASNLNVVKHSYGIPDLDESTRGALVLVSDGTATFDVEFEGKSYDAETVHAVHLATMKNEFCDVERTEDVIALLQN; encoded by the coding sequence ATGGCGCCTAAGTATCTCCCAGCGGAGACGGGACTACTTCTCATCGACATTCAGAAAGGCTTCGATCATCCAACCCACTGGGGATCGTCTCGGTCTACGCCACAATTCGAGGCTAATATTGCTGCACTTTTGGCCGCATTTCGCAAAATTGGAGCACCGATCTTTCATGTCTGTCATCATTCCACCTTCGAAGCTTCGCCACTTCACCCCTCCAAAGAAAGCTCAGATTTCATGCCCTacgctgctcctgctcctgggGAGAAAGTGTTCCCGAAAACGACGAACTCTCCTTTCGTTGAGACGACGCTGCAAGCGTCCATCCAAGACCAAGCCATCAAACGATTAGTCGTCTGCGGTCTGATGACAGCACATTGTGTTGCTACGACGGTCCGCATGGCGTCGAATCTCAACGTTGTCAAGCACAGCTACGGCATTCCGGATTTGGATGAGTCGACACGGGGAGCCTTGGTGCTTGTCAGTGATGGGACAGCGACGTTCGACGTGGAGTTTGAGGGAAAGTCCTACGATGCTGAAACTGTTCATGCGGTGCACTTGGCAACCATGAAGAATGAATTTTGTGATGTCGAAAGAACGGAGGATGTGATAGCGTTACTGCAGAACTAG
- a CDS encoding uncharacterized protein (antiSMASH:Cluster_1~SMCOG1002:AMP-dependent synthetase and ligase), whose protein sequence is MPQTNNVSAATGIGRSEDFWIKQFEGVDAAAFPRAPASSKKPSKNTASAAVQLPSPSQKYPRKSVSEAAKILLVASWALVLGRYLDVTDVTFGCFHPQSLENVVPQRIQIPDSASMAAYLRIVEEQIILVEQQVPSSISEIAKLSEWTSQACQAIQNVLVINDNTGYESEVFSEHFWNSTGALAQYPLLLVCDVTQETCMTSLRTFFDPRVVASEQADRITAHIEHVWKQLLALSSSTEQTKDVVLLNERDENDIMRWNQDIPESIDDCVHNLIDRRMAQHPEAEAVCAWDGSLTFRQLDHLSGRLACYLRDLSVSCEDFVPLVFEKSKWHVVAMIAVLRAGAAFVPLDPSNPSERLRDIVAQLQPKVILTSPTAKERTGELGSAQKLLLSANAEDWLPMEEWTSQTVKPSNAMYVVFTSGSTGKPKGVVIEHGMFCSKANPRCEVLGRNENTRILQFASSSFDLSIEDVLLTIMYGGCVCVSSEEDRVNDLEGVMQRMRVTCAHITPSIANTLYPENLPSLQQLRLGGEPMTRQHVRRWARMLELKNAYGPTECTVTAAVSERLSLNSDPADLGRAVACRSWIVDASDHNRLCAIGCVGELLLEGPILARGYYNEPGKTADSFIFDPAWCLQAPFLEHGNQNRRFYKTGDLVVYLPDGRLKYIGRKDSQDKLRGQRLELGEIETHLRNCNLEVDDLAVEVIRPSADPADACLVTFCALGDYFAKGEETALGISATVRNKLAEIATSAKDRLAASLPSYAVPSVFLPLKSLPRTISGKTDRKALRHLGSSLGSHGLSIFS, encoded by the exons ATGCCACAAACCAACAACGTCAGTGCTGCAACCGGAATTGGCCGATCGGAAGACTTCTGGATCAAGCAGTTTGAGGGAGTTGATGCGGCAGCTTTTCCGCGGGCACCTGCATCTTCCAAGAAACCGAGCAAGAACACCGCTTCAGCTGCCGTACAGTTGCCGAGCCCTAGTCAGAAGTACCCAAGGAAGTCTGTATCGGAAGCTGCCAAGATCCTGCTCGTGGCATCGTGGGCACTTGTACTAGGTCGTTACTTGGACGTCACCGATGTTACATTTGGATGCTTCCATCCACAGTCACTGGAGAATGTCGTGCCCCAGCGTATCCAGATTCCCGACTCTGCTTCCATGGCAGCGTACCTCCGCATTGTGGAGGAGCAGATTATTCTCGTCGAACAACAAGTCCCCTCGTCCATCAGCGAGATTGCAAAGTTGAGCGAGTGGACGAGTCAGGCATGCCAGGCGATTCAAAACGTTCTTGTAATCAACGACAACACAGGGTATGAGTCAGAGGTCTTCTCGGAGCATTTCTGGAATTCCACTGGAGCTCTCGCCCAATACCCTCTACTGCTGGTCTGTGACGTGACCCAGGAGACCTGCATGACATCTCTGAGGACTTTTTTCGACCCTAGGGTCGTTGCATCAGAGCAAGCAGATCGCATCACGGCTCACATTGAACATGTCTGGAAGCAATTGCTTGCGTTGTCCTCATCCACTGAGCAAACGAAGGATGTCGTGTTGCTGAATGAACGCGATGAGAACGATATCATGCGCTGGAACCAAGACATACCGGAATCTATCGATGATTGTGTTCATAATTTGATCGACCGGCGGATGGCTCAGCACCCTGAAGCCGAAGCAGTGTGCGCCTGGGACGGCAGCTTGACCTTCCGCCAACTGGACCATTTGTCGGGACGATTAGCATGCTATCTTCGTGACTTGAGTGTATCGTGCGAAGACTTTGTCCCACTCGTGTTCGAGAAATCTAAGTGGCATGTCGTCGCCATGATCGCCGTCCttcgagctggagctgcatTCGTTCCCCTGGATCCATCAAACCCAAGCGAGAGGCTTCGGGACATCGTTGCGCAGCTTCAACCGAAGGTCATACTCACATCTCCGACAGCGAAGGAGAGAACTGGAGAGCTTGGATCTGCTCAGAAACTTCTGCTGTCTGCCAACGCAGAAGACTGGCTACCGATGGAGGAGTGGACTTCTCAGACCGTCAAGCCATCCAACGCCATGTATGTTGTCTTCACGAGCGGCTCTACCGGCAAACCGAAGGGGGTTGTGATAGAGCATGGCATGTTTTGCTCCAAGGCCAATCCACGATGTGAAGTCCTCGGTCGGAATGAGAACACACGTATCCTACAGTTTGCGTCATCCAGCTTCGACCTCAGTATCGAGGACGTGTTGCTCACCATCATGTACGGTGGTTGTGTATGCGTTTCCTCGGAGGAGGATCGCGTGAACGATCTCGAAGGCGTGATGCAGCGAATGCGGGTCACTTGCGCACACATCACGCCCTCGATTGCGAATACTTTGTATCCGGAGAACCTCCCTTCGCTTCAGCAGCTTCGACTGGGAGGAGAACCGATGACGAGGCAGCACGTTCGACGCTGGGCACGGATGCTGGAATTGAAGAATGCCTACGGCCCGACCGAATGCACCGTCACTGCGGCCGTCTCCGAGCGTCTATCGCTGAACTCCGATCCTGCAGACCTGGGCAGAGCTGTTGCGTGCCGGTCTTGGATAGTCGATGCAAGTGATCACAACCGTCTCTGTGCCATAGGATGTGTGGGTGAGCTGCTCCTCGAAGGACCCATTCTAGCACGCGGCTACTACAATGAGCCCGGGAAGACCGCAGACAGTTTCATCTTCGATCCAGCGTGGTGTCTGCAGGCCCCATTTCTTGAACACGGGAACCAGAATCGACGCTTCTACAAGACTGGTGATCTTGTCGTGTACTTACCCGACGGCCGTCTCAAATACATTGGCCGAAAAGATTCACAGGACAAGTTGCGCG GTCAACGCCTCGAGCTGGGAGAGATTGAAACACATCTCAGGAATTGCAATCTTGAAGTCGATGATCTGGCGGTAGAAGTAATTCGACCATCAGCCGACCCTGCTGATGCATGTCTTGTCACGTTCTGCGCTCTCGGCGATTATTTTGccaaaggagaagaaacAGCGCTAGGAATTTCTGCTACCGTTCGGAACAAGTTGGCAGAAATCGCAACGTCCGCGAAAGATCGTCTGGCCGCCAGTTTGCCTTCCTACGCGGTGCCATCTGTGTTCTTGCCCTTGAAGAGTTTGCCTCGCACAATCTCTGGGAAGACTGATCGGAAGGCTTTGAGGCATCTTGGATCGTCGTTGGGTAGTCATGGATTGAGCATCTTCTCATGA
- a CDS encoding uncharacterized protein (antiSMASH:Cluster_1) encodes MRLASSILVAATIAVGTLAHLHNVAVCITGRTLSNPGGTPFSPSMTYYEDYEVLVEATKCACEYYSNRNTGFKQWDRCPDCTFDPNDGYCHSEAWHIGGDEMEHYCIKYCGAQGAAAN; translated from the exons ATGAGACTCGCTTCTTCCATACTGGTGGCAGCAACTATCGCAGTTGG TACTCTTGCCCACCTGCACAATGTTGCAGTATGCATCACAGGTCGAACACTGTCTAATCCAGGTGGCACCCCTTTCTCGCCAAGCATGACCTACTACGAAGACTACGAAGTGCTCGTGGAAGCCACTAAGTGTGCATGCGAGTACTACAGTAATCGCAACACTGGCTTCAAGCAGTGGGACAGATGCCCAGACTGCACCTTC GACCCGAACGATGGATACTGCCATTCGGAAGCTTGGCACATCGGTGGTGATGAGATGGAACATTACTGCATCAAGTACTGCGGTGCACAAGGAGCTGCGGCGAACTAA
- a CDS encoding uncharacterized protein (antiSMASH:Cluster_1), translating into MLSELFLGLVAAKVALASPVIKPVVDFTPDTLAEAQELAKFLQDIQSQKVFLNQTEWEDLLTQNGILLEPPPIDYDFLNFTADIDVNVDVDVNVDINKRQTCKNTQARRVTKTETFVDWDIQMSNVACARQSAIDIFVQSGKSVTNTIAVSGSVAPASIVGYLALTFGVDYSRAWTSTSSNQNKATIQIGNCGAMVLNPTTTRRYGTVSEGCIGAEKQIGTFMADDRFSGSFNGVDWVAGSISDCQTKADNAPIPRCQGGGYLV; encoded by the exons ATGTTGTCCGAGCTCTTTCTCGGTCTGGTGGCCGCAAAGGTTGCCCTTGCCTCACCTGTTATCAAGCCAGTGGTGGATTTTACTCCAGACACGCTGGCCGAGGCTCAAGAGCTGGCCAAGTTCCTCCAAGACATTCAGAGTCAGA AGGTCTTCTTGAACCAGACAGAGTGGGAGGATCTCCTTACTCAAAACGGCATCCTGCTCGAACCTCCACCGATCGACTACGACTTCCTCAACTTCACAGCGGACATTGATGTCAACGTCGATGTGGACGTCAATGTGGATATCAACAAGCGCCAGACATGCAAGAACACTCAAGCCAGGCGAGTGACCAAGACCGAGACTTTTGTTGACTGGGACATCCAAATGTCCAACGTGGCATGCGCTCGACAGAGTGCCATCGACATTTTCGTGCAGAGCGGAAAATCCGTCACCAACACCATCGCAGTGTCGGGCAGCGTCGCGCCAGCAAGCATCGTAGGCTACCTTGCGCTCACCTTTGGCGTGGACTACTCCCGTGCCTGGACGTCGACTTCGTCTAACCAGAACAAAGCAACTATCCAAATCGGCAACTGCGGAGCCATGGTCCTCAATCCGACTACTACTCGTCGCTACGGAACTGTCAGCGAGGGTTGTATTGGCGCGGAGAAGCAGATCGGAACTTTTATGGCTGACGACCGTTTCTCGGGCAGCTTCAACGGTGTCGACTGGGTCGCTGGCTCTATCTCTGATTGCCAGACGAAAGCCGACAATGCTCCAATCCCTCGATGCCAAGGTGGCGGATATCTTGTCTAG
- a CDS encoding uncharacterized protein (MEROPS:MER0003110) — protein sequence MASTWFLSCLVATLTLHSKCEAAAVSPRLVERQSDTLSSGIKRPPQAPHVFNETAESINKTVEEYAQWEKHWVDDLAKSVSVENATFDNLVLPWAEHEAETSLRLAYFGYFAKFHPDKSLRDTADAISPALTNVSQQTLTREDVSKLFDTVYDKQQNDTNLDAESRLYLEKVPQDFNSSGLGIEAGPKRDRYLEISQRLQVLENEFSAEVVNDNTTLWFTREELPDVKPDILDALVKGDGPNQGKLGVLIRAPSTGDVNSYCTNETTRKSIYIASNQVAPSNIGRLEEALALRDEQARLADQPDFSTWALGDMMAKTPAAVQDLQQKVQDAMSPKLPKETDTLKQMKNKTGGDASHLYTWDVGLYSRLVIEEASALDLDKQKEYFPAAQTAHRILDLYAELFGIKFVRIEGKDLDELSPTGNGTQMTWHPDVELFAVWDSKNSDEFLGFLYLDVYFREGKGNGAFMIPLEPGFDDGSGKRHYPVAGLYCNFREADAKATRPSLMSRSQVSTLMHEAGHGMHHLLSKTRFSRFHGPGGCPMDWLEMPSQMMEEFAYAPDVLKRLSQHYTRIDPKYAEAWKKNNTELPPETLPDAAISDMIKNRVAFSARGQIGQITYGKIDQIYHTPKSQEDAKKINSTKVWNDEWSAALKTEGEGIDGGHGQTTFTHIVGGYQAKYYAYLWSRVYAIDAYYTAFKAKPINPEAGRRWREEVLQIGGATDDLQGVLDKFLGHKSPDLNPTLEAYGVKN from the exons ATGGCTTCCACGTGGTTTCTGAGCTGCTTGGTAGCAACTTTAACGTT GCACTCGAAATGCGAAGCCGCTGCAGTCTCGCCACGCTTGGTCGAACGGCAGAGCGACACACTCAGCTCAGGAATCAAGCGACCTCCTCAAGCTCCGCATGTCTTCAACGAAACGGCAGAAAGCATCAACAAGACAGTAGAAGAGTACGCGCAATGGGAAAAGCATTGGGTCGATGATCTCGCCAAGTCAGTGAGCGTGGAGAATGCGACATTTGACAATCTGGTCTTGCCATGGGCGGAGCACGAGGCCGAGACATCTCTCAGACTTGCCTACTTTGGTTACTTTGCAAAATTTCACCCAGACAAAAGTCTGCGCGATACAGCCGATG CTATCAGTCCCGCACTCACAAACGTTTCGCAACAGACTTTGACACGCGAAGATGTCTCAAAGCTGTTCGACACGGTGTACGATAAACAGCAGAATGACACCAACCTGGACGCCGAATCTCGACTTTATCTGGAAAAAGTTCCCCAAGACTTCAACAGTAGTGGTCTTGGCATCGAAGCTGGGCCCAAACGGGACAGATACCTAGAGATCTCACAACGCCTCCAAGTGCTTGAGAATGAATTCTCGGCAGAAGTTGTGAATGACAACACCACCTTATGGTTCACCCGCGAGGAACTTCCGGACGTCAAGCCGGACATTCTGGATGCGCTGGTCAAGGGAGATGGGCCAAATCAAGGCAAACTCGGAGTTTTGATTCGAGCTCCTTCGACCGGTGACGTGAACTCTTACTGCACGAACGAGACAACTCGAAAATCCATCTACATCGCTTCAAATCAGGTAGCACCAAGCAACATTGGAAGACTCGAAGAAGCGCTCGCTCTCAGAGATGAGCAAGCTCGTCTTGCGGACCAACCTGACTTCTCGACGTGGGCTCTTGGCGATATGATGGCAAAGACTCCAGCAGCGGTGCAAGATCTACAGCAGAAGGTGCAAGACGCCATGTCGCCCAAGCTGCCAAAGGAGACGGATACCCTCAAGCAGATGAAGAACAAAACCGGCGGAGACGCCTCGCATCTCTACACATGGGACGTTGGTCTCTACTCTCGGCTTGTCATCGAAGAAGCATCAGCATTGGACCTGGACAAGCAGAAGGAATACTTTCCCGCTGCTCAGACCGCCCATCGCATTCTGGACCTGTACGCTGAGCTATTCGGAATCAAGTTTGTGAGGATTGAAGGCAAGGACTTGGATGAGCTATCTCCTACTGGCAATGGGACACAAATGACTTGGCATCCTGACGTCGAGCTCTTTGCTGTTTGGGACAGCAAAAACTCTGATGAGTTTCTGGGGTTCCTATACCTCGACGTTTATTTCCGCGAGGGCAAGGGAAATG GTGCCTTCATGATTCCGCTTGAACCAGGGTTCGATGATGGCTCGGGCAAAAGACACTATCC GGTTGCTGGCCTTTACTGCAATTTCCGAGAGGCCGACGCTAAAGCCACCCGCCCGTCTCTCATGTCCCGAAGTCAAGTATCCACCTTGATGCACGAGGCTGGCCACGGTATGCACCACTTGTTATCGAAGACTCGCTTCTCCCGATTTCACGGACCGGGTGGATGTCCCATGGACTGGCTGGAGATGCCCTCTCAGATGATGGAGGAATTTGCCTACGCACCCGATGTCCTGAAACGTTTGAGTCAGCACTACACCCGCATAGACCCCAAGTATGCAGAGGCGTGGAAAAAGAACAACACCGAACTACCACCCGAGACTCTGCCAGATGCGGCCATCAGCGATATGATCAAAAACAGAGTGGCTTTCTCGGCACGAGGACAAATTGGGCAAATTACCTACGGAAAGATTGATCAGATCTACCACACACCGAAGTCCCAAGAAGACGCAAAGAAGATCAACAGCACCAAAGTATGGAATGATGAGTGGTCTGCGGCGCTCAAAACCGAAGGAGAAGGCATTGATGGCGGCCACGGCCAGACCACCTTTACGCACATCGTGGGTGGTTACCAGGCTAAGTACTACGCATATCTCTGGTCAAGAGTATATGCTATCGATGC ATACTACACAGCCTTCAAGGCGAAGCCGATCAATCCAGAAGCTGGTCGCCGCTGGCGAGAGGAAGTTCTCCAGATCGGAGGAGCAACCGATGACCTGCAGGGAGTTCTCGACAAATTCCTGGGCCACAAGTCGCCAGACCTCAATCCAACTCTTGAGGCTTATGGTGTAAAGAACTGA